The following proteins are co-located in the Eptesicus fuscus isolate TK198812 chromosome 9, DD_ASM_mEF_20220401, whole genome shotgun sequence genome:
- the PDZK1IP1 gene encoding PDZK1-interacting protein 1 — MSALGLLILGLLSAVPPASCQQGLGNLQPWMQGLIAMAVFLVLVAIAFAVNHFWCQEEPEPVNMVVTVGNKEDGILAGTEGKYSSMAASFRSDEHENAYENVPEEEGKVRSTPM, encoded by the exons ATGTCCGCCCTCGGCCTGCTCATTCTGGGCCTGCTCTCCGCAGTGCCACCCGCCAGCTGTCAACAAG gcctggggaACCTGCAGCCCTGGATGCAAGGCCTGATCGCCATGGCCGTGTTCCTGGTCCTCGTTGCAATCGCCTTTGCTGTCAACCACTTCTGGTGCCAAGAAGAGCC GGAGCCCGTGAACATGGTCGTGACAGTTGGCAACAAGGAAGATGGGATCCTGGCAGGAACGGAAGGAAAGTACTCCTCGATGGCGGCCAGCTTCAG GTCTGATGAGCATGAGAACGCCTATGAGAATGTCCCCGAGGAGGAGGGCAAGGTCCGAAGCACCCCCATGTGA